From the Antennarius striatus isolate MH-2024 chromosome 15, ASM4005453v1, whole genome shotgun sequence genome, the window AAGCAGtgagtgtgagtttgtgtgttatATGTGGGAGGATGCAGTCACCAGCTGTCAGTGACATAAGCAGACTGCTGACTACTTCCTCACTTAGTAGCgtactttgtgttttttgactTTCAACGTCtgtattatgtgtttttatctccTTACTTTGCCTATCCCTCGCAGCCTCTCTGCAGCTTTTTCCTAATGAAGTTTCCTACAACAGACACATCTTGATGTATTGTAAAAAGCATTATGATTTGGCAGgcataaaagaaaacatgttcatAAGCAATTCTAAAAATGTTCATCCTTATTAAAAGCTACAATATGGAGAATGACCAAATACTGTGACACAGTGCAGTTATGCTACTCTAGCAGCTCTGGGAGGCTCCACACCCAGCTGCGCTTAAAGGCAGTGTACTTTTTCACAATGATTATGCTCATGCACTAATAAATAGCAAATACCCTCAACAAAGCAAATGACGAAGACCCAGCTGGACCCCAACACCCGTGATATGGAGAGCGGTCACCAAAATAGAGAGATCAGGTCCAGCACAGGATATCAGTGGCCCCAACTCACCGAGGTAAAAAATGCCAACAGATGCTGTGATGCTGCATGCACACGGACGACCAAATACATCTGCATGCAATGCTGTCTACCACAGTGGTAGCCTAGGAGCACAGTGGTAGCCTAGGTGTGGTGAACATAGGTGTTTACGGAGATGCAGAGATTAAAATATCAGTGTTGACATTTCCTAAGAactgttcaaatgtttttagaAAAAAGGGTTTGTATATTTACAATGGAGCATAAGTTACTTCATTTTTACAGTACAGTAAGTTCACAATGCTTTGTGTTGAGTGCTCTGGCAAATGTAGTCCACTGGAATGGAAATGTTTGTAACTatgaaaaaatcatttaaaaaaaagagagatgttTTTCACATCCTAAGAAGAGTAGAAACACTTGAGATTGTGTGTTTCAATGTACAGCATGTTCTCTGACTGAGCCACAACAATTAATGTCCATTTGTCCAATAAATGTTTctaataaatgtatatttaatgCCCACTTTTTCTGGCTTCCCTGCTTTGGGTGACCGCATTTTTCTGTTCAATGCAGCATTGAAAACTTCACCAAGCACACAGAATAATCTTGATTACTACTGATTTTCTTCAGTGGCAACAAAACATATTATTATGTTAAAAGTTTTGCTATGTCATAAAGATTTACATTTTGGgaacacattttttatcaaGTTTCCAAATACAAGCTAAGTTGCTAAAGTGAAAGTGGCGTTTTatgtttgtttcactttttaatctttatctCAGTTAAAATTTTTGCTCGTGTTTACTGTCCCATGAGTCACAGTGACAGCACCTACAGAAAACTTACACTTTACTGTTTCAGTGACATTTAAGTGACTCCTAGTGGAATTTGTAggtacagattttttttttctctgcaactgCAGGgtaaagtttgatttttaactGTCACTAAATAGTCTTCAGTCTAACTTCAAACTAACTTTGAGATCTCAActttcttcctgtgtcagtaaTGTTTCAATCAgcaaataacaacaacacaaaagttgaaagttgcacaaatgttttcattaagtCTTTTTGAATAAACCCATTCTCAGTGTTTTCTGGTGAGTTTTTCAAAGGTATTAGTGGCAAACATAAAATACTCAGCTTATAATTTTGGTGTAACAATTGAATTTTGTGAGTCCTGAAAATCAGTTGATGAGGTCTTTGCCTTGTCATTTTAAGAATGTTATCTCTTCACTACTATGCAGcctcttccttcttttttaaTACTGTTCTTCTGACCGGTGATAGGAGAACGTCTCCACCACCCCGTCTTCATCATAGCCTCCATAATGGCCACCCCCGCTGCCTCCTTTCCCTTTGTCCTCAGGGCAGTGTATTCCCAGTCTCTTCTGCAGCTTCTCCTCCTGAAGGCGGAGCTCCATTGAGTCCACAAGGTCGTAGATGTTATCAAGAGACCACAAAGGTGATGGGAACCATGCCTTGACCTCACTGTCCTTCCCCACAACCAGCATACTGAAATATTCCTTACTGATTTTTAGTTGTTCTTTCAAGTTGTTGACCACATCACGAGATAACGGTTCAGTTTCACTCTGACTACGAcctggaaaaacaaagacagtctGAATTATCCCTATTATTTCTGATGTTTGTGATACTTTAAAAATCTTGGTTGGACAAGTCACATTACATTTGCATTGGTCAATATACAGCCAATAAATCTCAATTTCCAGTTTAATGACTGTGTTTACCATTTAGTGGGTACAGCACAAGAGTCCCTGATGCTCTGTCTCCAGTGCCAATCAGCTTCAtcatggcgaagtggcgaatccCTGAGGAATATccaaaaatggttttatttcttaatttgaATCACAACTAGACGCATCAGTTTGCATAACACATTATATGAGGATTTTAAACAGACATCAGAGTTCAGAGATAAAATAGCAATATTGAGTTTCTTTCAGTTGATGTTTGTGAGGCATGTTGCTGACCCATATGACACTCATGTCCATTGAGAGCAGACAGCTGCTGTTGGAAGAAGTATTCATCCTCAGAAGGAGCAGAGATGAGCAACAGTCTTCTCTTAGACATAAACCTAAACAACCAAACAGTAAATACctttaaagatttttaattgtataatcatgaaacaaatattttaccaCAGAAAATACATTAAGCATACTattgtaaaaacacatctgaataTGATCAATAGGATTATCAACAATTTAAAATAGTATTTTTCACTTTATATCCAATATTTGTAAAAGAAATATGAGAATATGGGAACTGTATACCAAGTTAGAGGTACAGGCCTTTAACTAGCAGTCATCGAATTTGTCTATTTTGCACGGCAATAGttaaaaagtaataaatggCAGGATACAACCCATTATGTCTAAAGGTTACATAATTTcaatttggaaaaagaaaaaaggaaaacatattAATGAAATTCCAGGGCAAGAAACAGAATAAGATGGTATGAGAGCCTCTGGATTACAGTCAGTTACCTGAGCAGGGAATTTTCCGCCCCTGGCCGCTGCTTGTTTTTAGAGCAGACTGGAGGactcttcctttccttttctttttctgaacgCCTTGACGGAAAGTTGTCAATGTAGTCAAACAAAGCAGGACTGGATGGAGGAGCCTCAAACACTCTCTGCGGGATGATAAAAGCTAATTAGACAGTGATGCAAGAGTGATAAAGTTTATATCTGCTGCACATTTTTCATGACATAATACTTTTACGTGTCTATGTCAAGCGTGCACATTTATTAAAACCAATCAGAAGAACAAACAAGGAGGAAGCTGTCTTACACTGGGCTTGATGTCATAGTCTGTGACAGTCATGGAGAAGAGGTCAGAGGAAGACAGGCCGAGCTCCGATCTCAAAAGAGAGATAAAACCTGAGTCTGAGGAATATTTGGATTGGTTTTCGAGTGGAGGCTCAGAGTCTGAAACACACAAGGTGGGCgcgagtgaatgtgtgtgaaaaggCAAAGAGCTGTGAAAGCATTACTCCAAAAGGTACATTGAGCTCAAACATATGAGCAAACAGTATTTAAAGACTATATTTAATACTACAATAtctgtttttaaaacttttaatctATTTGTCTGCAATGTGCTGGCAACATGTCTGGAGCGTCTCCCTCCACCCTGCCCATAAGTCcactggaataggctccagcaccctttGTGACCTGCAAAAGCTGGAGAAGCATTTTCAAAAACGAATGAATGGAAGAATCATCTTATTTGACTGACACTCCCGTTAGCTCGTGCAGCAATTCGTGTTTGCAACTAATTAACAAATCCtaagaaaaatgtgttataaATTAGTCATGTTTTTAGTGCAACCTCTAAGAGCTGTTAGCGCAACTGTAGAGTCTTGGCTTTGTTTTCCATTAGAACAGCTGCTGTTCAGCTGCTGATGCTAATGCCTTGGACATAAGACGTGTCCACAGCACATAAACACACCGCAGCACAAGATGAAGAATGGGAAGAAGACGAAAAGGTTGGAAACAAAGTCGTGGAACATTTTGCAGCAGAAAGTTTCCGAAATTAAGTAAGTAGAGAAAATAAAGGAGGAAAACGACCAGTAGAAATGTTGTTCACAGTTACATGTGCACTCAAATGTTGAGCCACTTCCTCCTACCCATCTGGTGGTGTTGAAGTGTgagtgtgacatcacttccttcaCCCACTATAGTCCCCACTGTGATCTTCCTGATAGCAAGGTCACAATCTTCCTTTTTATTCTTGTCTTTTTGCTGGATGTACAAAGTTGTATCTCTGCTGGGTGTTGAGATCaactacaacaaaacaaatacacagacaACATAGCAAAGAGATGACAGGAAGATCCTGATGAGGTACAGATGTGGCTTAAAGCCATATTGTTTGCTTTTACaatgccttcaaaataaaagacagacagaaaaatggcAGAGACATAAGAGAACACTCTCACCATTAACCTTCTTGACCCCTTCATGGTGTCCAAAAACTCTTTCAAGGCTTTTTTATCCTTCTCGCTGGCCTCTCTGTTTGattttttccctcttcctttccgtttcttcccttttttacctttgtccttttttttagaTTTCTGTTTTCCCCGGGAAAGCTCCTTTACATTCTGTTCTTTgttgtcttcattgtttttccCGCTATGTGTCTTCTTTTCTTGTTCCACAGTGGATTCAGGGCTGTGTAcaataggaaaaaaatatttggtgcTTAACAAGTATTTAATAACTCATTTTCCTCTGGTGCAACAAGCTGAAGAGGTATACCAGATTACAACATAAAAGTTCAATAGAAACCGAACATTTGCACCAAAACTGACGTCGTCATGTAGACCACACCTGTCCTTCGTCACTCCTTGGCTGACATTTGACACAGATTGAGGGCTGTCAATGTATTCCTGTCTCTTTGAGGTGTTTCGAAAGACAGTGCTTGAATCCCTTCCCCTGGAGGAGTCCACCATCGGCACCTTTCGGATAACAAACCTTGAGCGACCATTTAGTATATCCTGGACCTTACTCCTCAGGGCAGCTTTTTTATTCAGAGGAAGTTGTCTTTGTAGAGTCACGACAGAAGTCATGTTTCCTCTACGATGAGGACTTAGAACTATCTTTTTCCTGATCCTCTTCCTTGTCACCACAACTTTCTTTTTAGGGGTGGCACacctgaaaaaaatcaaacactcAATTGTTAAACCAAaagtatatatatgtttttaaaaatggagtgCGTGGTGAAAAGACCTATTCACACTCCCATCAGCAACATCATTCTTTCTTGACAATAGAGTGATTAGACTGAATACTTTCACACTCATACAACATAATTATTTAATAACCAAATGAAGTGTTGCCAAATATAAATTTAGAAAGTTATAGTTGGCTACATAGcacaacagacaaacagtctACAACCATATAAAATGACCACTGAAGATGCACAGTACTTATGGATTTATAACGGGAGCATTTTGGAGCTAAGTGGATGTATGTGATCTTACACTCAACTAATCAAATGTTTTCTTagcatgacaaaacaaaaatcatgctAAGAAAACAGGTCATTTATTTACATCTCTTTagacataaaacaaaatgatggaCTAGCTAGATGTGATGAGATGATGTTTATGGTCAAAAACTTTATAGATCACTTAAGAAATTACAATTTATTCTGAGAAGAGCATTTTAGTACCCAACTGCAGTATTTGGACCGTCCACaaatatcattttaatgataattctTTATATTCATGGGATCAATATAGCCAGCAGGACTCATCATCTGGGAACCATGAACATATCTTTTATGTAAATCtatcaaatcttcttcttttccttcggcttttcccttcagggttcgccacagcgaatcagttgcctccatctaaccctgtcttctgcatcctcttctctcacaccaactaccctcatgtcgtctttcactacatccataaacttcctccttggtcttcctctaggcctgcctggcagttcaaaactcagcatccttctatcaatatattcactatctctcctctggacatgtccaaaccatctcagtctggcctctctgactttatctccaaaacccctaacatgtgctgtccctctgatgtactcattcctgatcctatccatcctggtcactcccagagagaacctcagcatcttcatctctgctacctccagctctgtctcctgtcttttcttcagtgacactgtctgtagaccaaacagcatccctggtctcatcacagttttgtacacctttcctttcattttagctgaaattcttctatcacacatcacacctgacacttttctccacccgtaccatcctgcctgtacacgcttcttcacctcttttccacactctccattgctccggACTGTtaaccctaagtacttaaaatcctccaccttcttgatctcttctccctgtaacctcactcttccacttgggttcctctcattcacacacatgtactctgtcttactgcggctaaccttcattcatctcctttccaggacaaacctcgacctctctagcttctcctccacctgttccctgctctcactacagatcacaatgtcatctgcaaacatcatagtccatggagat encodes:
- the ccdc80l2 gene encoding coiled-coil domain-containing protein 80; this translates as MHLFSSLWLLPLSVASLVIAWPGVGQSKHREQLDANVKDWEDFSDLPPGIEQGLGLEEDRAHGHNRRVEDTSASLAPELDFLADFAGKKRLWVITAPSYSDHYLRMMEKQLEDMEQKGLSCQLAERDTFIITIIQNAMMEGHIQKTTIQGEATVDSLDPDTVTRLLHYLDLTNQEEGFTMLVLKKNLRVSERFPYPVRVEAILELIDQFPLRKLEKITRKGSNLRCATPKKKVVVTRKRIRKKIVLSPHRRGNMTSVVTLQRQLPLNKKAALRSKVQDILNGRSRFVIRKVPMVDSSRGRDSSTVFRNTSKRQEYIDSPQSVSNVSQGVTKDSPESTVEQEKKTHSGKNNEDNKEQNVKELSRGKQKSKKKDKGKKGKKRKGRGKKSNREASEKDKKALKEFLDTMKGSRRLMLISTPSRDTTLYIQQKDKNKKEDCDLAIRKITVGTIVGEGSDVTLTLQHHQMDSEPPLENQSKYSSDSGFISLLRSELGLSSSDLFSMTVTDYDIKPSRVFEAPPSSPALFDYIDNFPSRRSEKEKERKSPPVCSKNKQRPGAENSLLRFMSKRRLLLISAPSEDEYFFQQQLSALNGHECHMGIRHFAMMKLIGTGDRASGTLVLYPLNGRSQSETEPLSRDVVNNLKEQLKISKEYFSMLVVGKDSEVKAWFPSPLWSLDNIYDLVDSMELRLQEEKLQKRLGIHCPEDKGKGGSGGGHYGGYDEDGVVETFSYHRSEEQY